A window of Nitrospirota bacterium contains these coding sequences:
- a CDS encoding universal stress protein — MKILLALDSSPDAIEEAVRLAKERGASLTALFVLDASWSEYIGHDWLSGSNAREGFLTYISDNENALAEKTVQEFKERARGVASEIKMVAGRVPDEILRELKNGYDLLVMAAPFKRGLEILRNPAAKIIESAPCSVYLVKEPV; from the coding sequence ATGAAAATTCTCCTGGCGCTCGATTCATCGCCTGACGCCATCGAAGAAGCGGTGAGGCTTGCAAAGGAACGCGGCGCAAGCCTTACCGCTCTCTTCGTTCTCGATGCCTCGTGGTCCGAGTACATCGGCCACGACTGGCTCTCGGGAAGCAATGCGCGGGAAGGCTTCCTCACCTACATTTCCGACAACGAAAACGCCCTGGCCGAAAAGACCGTTCAGGAATTCAAGGAGAGGGCCCGCGGAGTAGCTTCTGAGATCAAGATGGTGGCGGGGCGTGTGCCCGACGAGATACTGAGGGAGCTGAAGAACGGGTACGATCTGCTGGTCATGGCCGCTCCGTTCAAGCGGGGACTCGAGATCCTGAGGAATCCGGCGGCAAAAATTATCGAGAGCGCTCCCTGCTCCGTCTACCTCGTAAAAGAGCCCGTTTAA